GTTAATTAGATAAATCTTATTGCTCTTTCTTAGTGTAGACTGTATTGTTTAGTTTAATCTTCTGATGCAGACTAAAGAGGTACAGGCGTGTTTTAGGTCTATGTGAAATGAGTGGATTTGGGGAGCTGAGAGGAGCTTAAGGACTATTGTAAGAAGAAAAGTATGCATTCTTTTGTGGCTTATCAAAGATGGCAGAAATGAAGCCGTCATCTTCTAAAATCCACCaagaagaaactcaaaatgtctCCCGATCTTCTTTACCTACCTTCTTCCTTTTCACTGCTATAAGAAAATGCAGACCTAAATTCAATAGACAATCTATTGCTAGacttgaaattttatttccagaGACGCTCTCAATCCATTCTGGCTGAGTGTGAGAAATGTAGCAAGAAGAATGGCCAGAAATGCAGTAGGCCAGCAAGGAAGAATAAGGAAGTGGTGTGTTATAGTTCCTGCGTGCTTTATCTGTGAGAGCAGGAACAAGTCATCGGGTCTGATTAGAAGATTTACGTGAGCCAGTCAGAGGACTGCTGAAGATGAAGCCAATACTTGTTTTCTGTAAGTAGACTGACAGCAGATAGaaacaaaatctacatttaattatttttgcacaatgAACATTGATGTGACTTTACACTTATTGTCTTCAAGATATTTTGCTAAACCAGGTCATTGGCCAGACAGAAGGTGAGCGCAATCTACAACAATACTTAACAGAACAAGGTGCATTTTAAGACGTTATGTTGCTACATTTGTCTGTGTGTCTTTTGTGTAGACATGTATCCTGCAAAGATTCTGGTCCAGCAGAGAACTGTAAGCGAGGGCAATGACCTGTATGTAATCTGCAGCATGTTCGGTCTAAAGAAGCACCcctctttttatgtttatttactgAAAGATGGACAAGGATTTCGtaaattaaaacagaagcaaactTTGGATGATGTTCTTTTCATAATATCTAATCTTCATCTTGATCACAGTGGAAATTACAGTTGCTTGTACTCCACTAAAAATTACAACCTTTCTGATGTAGAAGGGAAAGGACAGAATGAAGTTGAGATTCTGGTTATAGGTGAgtatctttttattctttttaatccCTCATGCAGcggtttttatttcttactttttccaACTGCTATGCAGCCAATTTCATCCCAGCAGAGCTCTCCATAGCTGGACCTTTCACAGTTCATGAGGGAAGCCACATTGAGTTCAAATGCACATATTCGGAAATCCTGCACACTCTCAATAACTGTCAACTCATCTACTGTTGGCTGAAGAAGAATGAGACCATCCTTCAAATACAAGTATTTGATCTTGCTCAGATGGAAGCCTCTTTCAGCATTGAAGGTGCCGTTTCAAGGGATTCAGGTCCATATAGTTGCCTTTTGCTGCCATCAAAATGCTTCCAGAAACAATGGAATGAGCTGCAAGGAATAAATACGTTGATTCTGGAAGTCAAAGGTGGGAATTTTTCCACAATGTATTTTACTTTCCAAAGTTTTCCTCTTAAAACATCTCTGAAAATTtatgtcattaaatttaatttgtatttcagAGGATTTGATCCCATGGGTGGCTTTGTCTTGTGGATTTATAGtccttctgctgcttttcagcCTGTGTCTGGGATGGTTCATTTACAAAAATTACTTCAAACTTTTGTACAAGCCATGGTGAGTCTTTGTTTAGCTGCACTTCCTGTTGGCAGacggaaaaaaaatacagacagtGATCGAATACAATGTAATACATCAAGGCTTGCTTTCTGTTTGAATTGTGTGCTTTCTCGTTTTGATAGTGAGCAGCTGAAAACAGATGTGTTGGTGCTGACAGATGTGGAACCACAACAGGGTATGGTTCGGTTAGGAATGTTTAGGTTTAGGAATCACCGAACAGAAATTCtttagaaaatctgtttttaaagaggTTTATAATGATTTGACAGGGAAAATATTCTCACTCATCTGCTtcaatataaatacttttttatttaataaacagaGGAAATATATTAGTTTATAATGCTGAAGGCAAAGCCTGTTGAATTGTAAAAGTTTCtaaattttcataattttcttatgCTTTAAAGTTCTTCAACTTTAAAGCATAAGTTGAAGCATAAGTTGAAGTTGTATTTATGTTCGTTTGGCATAAcgaacataaatacaaaaattccATTGGAATTACTGATAGTTGGCTATTTGTAGTACTTTTTGTAGTAATTTAATCATCTTCTTTCAAGGATCAGAAGAAGAGAATTCTTTCAGCATGGAGAGCGAAGAAGAGTAAGTTTTCAAATCATTCTTTATAAGACCTGTAatcaatttgtttgtttatatatttatatgtttttttaataaaaacccTGTATGTGTAACATGCAGGTATATGCAGTCCTCTTCACTTTGATTATCGTAAAATCATGTCCAAACCATCAGCTTATATAAATATTCCTGTGTTAGAACCAAAGTCCAGTCAATGTCCAATTGTTAATTTGTAGGTTAAGAATTAATGTTCTAATATATTCTGCCACTAATCTGACTGATATTAAGTTATTTTGCAAAGGAAAACTGGCAAGAATGTGATTTTCTATCAATTTAAAGttgagaacccagagagaacccacgcatgcacagggagaacatgcaaactccatgcagaaagaccccagaccgggatttgaacccagaacattcttgctgcaaggcaacagctctaccaactgtgccactgtgcagctgtTTTTTAGCAACACActgcctttatttatttatttatttattttgcaggaGTAAAATTTGTGTCAAGCATTTAACCTAACAACATTTTCTCATCAGAAATCAACAGCGTTTTGAGACAACAACGAGTGACGTCTACTACGCAAATGAGAGAATTTATACCGTTATTCCAGGTAGGATGTCATCATTTACTTTCagtctgtaaaaatattataatgAGCTATACATGTTAAACATCAGTACatgattttaatcattttcttcttcaaaaaatattcattacaaaTTGAATAAGTAATTATTACTtgtattattacaaaaaaatttaaactccatgtatattatatattggCTTTAACATCACATGTGTGGTCCTTGTGTTCAGTATGTgcaatgtaaaacatttcaaagacatGCATAAATTGCCTTTTAAGCATATCTTAGAAAATaactaaagtaaaatacaaaagtgCTAAACAAAGAAGCACAGATACATCTTGacagcttcctgtttttttcaCCGCAGATGATTCAACCGCAGGACAGAGTACTTCGCGTGTGCTGTACACCACTTCTGTCACTAAGCAATAAAAGTCATCATGAAAGTCTCCAGAACAGACTTCACCTGAATGTGATGTATAAATCAATTACATGCAtgtattttgttcatttgactTTTGTGCTAATCCAGGACAATGCAACAGTGTTGACCTGATAGATTTACCCACAAGGACAGCGCATTGTTCATACAACttgaactttttatattttgtcacataatttcaaatgacttaaaaaacgtaaagtaaaattaaaatttttgttttgttttgcatgtgtTGCATGGGTTTGTATTGGTTTGTCTCTTCCAGTCTTAACTTTGTGCCAGTTCCTTGTAAAACAACTAGAACTCTAATTCACTGTGAACTTCTCCTAGTTACACTGAAGTGAAACTAGGCAAAGGTCAACTGTGCTTACTCATTACATAGCATCAGGATCAAGTTGGTTGcactggtttttatttagctgtaaCAGAGTGTAGACAGACACGCCATACTtatataatttgtaaaaaataaaaatctgtcttttatctttttgttcatCAATATACACTGcttaaaatccaaatgaaatacaTAGAAGTCTGTTGATTtatcatgacaaaatgtgaaaattccAAGTCGTAAGAAAACTTTTGAATTACGTTGCAAATTCTACTATTTTgggttggggtttttttttttgtttgtttttgatttgccTATTGGAGAGTACTTATGTGTACTCCATGAAACATTATGGGCTCAACTAGTTGTGtgtttaattcatttaattttaccaaTGCATTTCACTTTTTGCCCTGTAAATACTTCCCTCAAAGACTTAAGTGAAACAAGAGATTTAtatcatataaaatattcagtcaacttgttttcagtttaaatgaagaaaatacagaaaggaggaaaaccTAGATTCAGagtgaaataaagtaaattataataaacacagaaccttgtcattttttctttgtttgattaGTTTTTCCTTTCAAGCATTTTGCAAGACAGAGCAATCTGAAAGTCGTGActattgaaaatgtaattactacaacaacaaacaggaagaacaGGAAAACATCTACAGAGTAGTAGGAATACCAAGGCAGTCTGTGGGACTCGGTTCTCAGATGAGCTGCACCTTGGTGTCTTATTACAAATTCTATCCAGAAGA
This genomic interval from Gambusia affinis linkage group LG02, SWU_Gaff_1.0, whole genome shotgun sequence contains the following:
- the LOC122820212 gene encoding uncharacterized protein LOC122820212; translated protein: MKPILVFYILLNQVIGQTEDMYPAKILVQQRTVSEGNDLYVICSMFGLKKHPSFYVYLLKDGQGFRKLKQKQTLDDVLFIISNLHLDHSGNYSCLYSTKNYNLSDVEGKGQNEVEILVIANFIPAELSIAGPFTVHEGSHIEFKCTYSEILHTLNNCQLIYCWLKKNETILQIQVFDLAQMEASFSIEGAVSRDSGPYSCLLLPSKCFQKQWNELQGINTLILEVKEDLIPWVALSCGFIVLLLLFSLCLGWFIYKNYFKLLYKPCEQLKTDVLVLTDVEPQQGSEEENSFSMESEEENQQRFETTTSDVYYANERIYTVIPDDSTAGQSTSRVLYTTSVTKQ